In Methanoregula sp., a single genomic region encodes these proteins:
- the hisI gene encoding phosphoribosyl-AMP cyclohydrolase yields the protein MNLKFVDGLIPVIVQDKKNREVLMMAYANDEAVRLTQETGYAHYYSRSRKKLWKKGEESGHFQKVERVLTDCDEDCLIYEVVQTGAACHTGYASCFYRTLDGTVVGTKVFDPETVYGKK from the coding sequence CTGAACCTGAAATTTGTTGATGGATTGATCCCGGTCATTGTACAGGACAAGAAGAACCGGGAAGTACTGATGATGGCGTATGCCAACGACGAGGCAGTACGGCTCACGCAGGAGACCGGCTATGCCCATTATTACAGCCGGAGCCGGAAAAAACTCTGGAAAAAAGGCGAAGAGAGCGGGCACTTCCAGAAAGTGGAGCGGGTCTTAACGGACTGCGATGAGGACTGCCTGATCTATGAAGTGGTGCAGACCGGTGCAGCCTGCCATACCGGGTATGCCTCCTGTTTTTACCGGACACTGGACGGAACGGTTGTCGGGACGAAAGTTTTTGACCCGGAAACGGTGTACGGCAAGAAATAA
- a CDS encoding DUF4013 domain-containing protein: protein MDFGEMLGDSFAYAKDAIVGKWMQWLLLVIATILLCLPLLGYTLKVFRGEKPAPEVTEWGTLFIDGIKYLIVSLIWAIPALIILFVTVGAGIFAMVSQNPAEVLAGLGGMIFGLIIFAIVAIITGLLATIGIIRFARSGSMGEAFNFGEILATIGKIGWGAYIIAMIVVMVVVIVIEIILSVIGMIPVLGIIIKIVFMAPLMLFEARYLCQVYDSASA, encoded by the coding sequence ATGGATTTTGGAGAGATGCTTGGTGACTCTTTTGCATATGCAAAGGATGCAATTGTTGGAAAGTGGATGCAGTGGTTATTACTCGTTATTGCAACGATTCTTCTCTGCCTCCCGCTGCTCGGATATACGTTGAAAGTCTTCCGCGGTGAGAAGCCCGCACCGGAAGTCACTGAATGGGGTACGCTCTTCATTGACGGTATCAAGTACCTGATCGTCTCCCTGATCTGGGCAATTCCCGCACTTATCATCCTGTTCGTAACCGTTGGAGCGGGAATATTTGCCATGGTCAGCCAGAACCCGGCTGAGGTACTTGCCGGGCTTGGCGGGATGATCTTTGGCCTGATTATCTTTGCCATTGTTGCCATCATTACCGGTCTCCTGGCAACCATCGGTATCATCCGGTTTGCCCGTTCCGGCAGCATGGGAGAAGCATTCAATTTCGGAGAGATCCTTGCAACGATTGGCAAGATCGGCTGGGGCGCATATATCATTGCCATGATCGTCGTGATGGTTGTCGTGATTGTCATTGAGATCATCCTCTCGGTCATCGGAATGATCCCGGTGCTTGGAATTATCATAAAGATCGTTTTCATGGCTCCTCTCATGCTCTTTGAAGCACGCTACCTTTGCCAGGTCTATGACAGCGCCAGTGCTTAA
- the corA gene encoding magnesium/cobalt transporter CorA: MSHHRHPFSKRPPGAIPVNGEPSNQPVLITVIDYDATHFQEKTVDKISDCFLFRDTETVTWINVDGLGNPKLIEDLGKCFTIHPLILEDIFNTGQRPKMEEMDQYIYLNLKMLTYLDTTKVIKIEHISMVIGHNFLISFQEDIGDVFDPVRERIRKDGRIRKFGPDYLAYALIDGIVDNYFGVMEKLEEQVEDLEEELVASPTQDSIHKINRLKKDMIFLRKSVWPLREMINNLERSESTLIQEPTRIYLRDVYDHTIQVIDTLETFRDMVSGMIDIYLSGLSYKMNEIMKVLTLIATIFIPLTFVVGLYGMNFKNMPEIEWEFGYYSVLIVMAIMVLGMLTYFRKKKWI, translated from the coding sequence ATGTCACACCACCGCCATCCATTCTCAAAACGCCCTCCCGGAGCTATTCCTGTAAATGGCGAACCCTCTAACCAGCCGGTCCTGATCACCGTTATTGATTACGATGCCACCCATTTCCAGGAAAAAACGGTCGACAAGATCAGCGATTGTTTCCTGTTCCGGGACACCGAAACGGTGACATGGATCAATGTCGACGGCCTGGGAAACCCAAAACTTATCGAAGACCTCGGGAAATGCTTCACCATCCACCCGCTCATCCTTGAAGATATCTTCAATACCGGGCAGCGTCCGAAGATGGAGGAGATGGACCAGTATATTTACCTGAACTTAAAGATGCTCACTTATCTCGACACCACGAAAGTCATCAAGATTGAGCACATCAGTATGGTCATCGGGCACAACTTCCTCATCTCGTTCCAGGAAGATATCGGGGATGTTTTTGATCCCGTGCGTGAAAGAATCCGCAAAGATGGCAGGATAAGGAAATTCGGCCCGGATTACCTTGCCTACGCGCTTATCGATGGCATTGTAGACAATTATTTTGGGGTTATGGAGAAACTCGAGGAACAGGTCGAGGACCTCGAGGAGGAACTGGTTGCCAGCCCGACACAGGACTCCATCCATAAGATCAACCGGCTCAAAAAGGATATGATATTTCTCAGGAAATCAGTCTGGCCGCTCCGCGAGATGATCAATAACCTTGAGCGGTCCGAATCAACGCTCATTCAGGAACCGACCAGGATCTACCTGCGCGATGTTTATGACCACACGATCCAGGTGATCGATACGCTGGAGACCTTCCGTGACATGGTATCCGGGATGATCGACATCTACCTTTCAGGCCTGAGTTATAAAATGAACGAGATCATGAAGGTGCTCACGCTGATTGCGACCATCTTCATCCCGCTCACCTTCGTTGTCGGTTTATACGGCATGAATTTTAAGAATATGCCCGAAATTGAGTGGGAATTCGGCTATTATTCGGTACTGATTGTGATGGCAATCATGGTACTGGGAATGCTCACCTACTTCAGGAAAAAGAAGTGGATCTGA
- a CDS encoding nucleotidyltransferase family protein, whose amino-acid sequence MTSSRQDILSSLKNLKQEVAAEYSVKTIGVFGSVARNEQTEQSDVDLLVEFSKPVGFVTFMRLEHFLSDRLGKRVDLVTPDTLKAVIRQDVLSEVIYV is encoded by the coding sequence ATGACATCCAGCCGGCAGGATATCCTCTCATCATTAAAAAACCTCAAACAGGAAGTCGCAGCAGAATATTCTGTAAAAACGATCGGTGTGTTCGGATCAGTTGCCCGGAACGAGCAGACCGAGCAGAGCGATGTCGATCTTCTGGTGGAATTTTCAAAGCCGGTCGGTTTTGTTACGTTCATGCGCCTTGAACATTTTCTTTCCGATCGGCTGGGAAAACGAGTAGACCTGGTAACGCCGGATACGCTGAAAGCGGTGATACGCCAGGATGTTCTTTCCGAGGTCATCTATGTCTAA
- a CDS encoding DUF86 domain-containing protein, translating into MSKREVKLYLSDIDDAISAIQSYTGGITYEQLASDRKTREAIILNFVVIGEAIKKIPQEILDHHPDVPWKEFAGMRDKMVHGYFQISTTIVWETSRHDLGPLAATVKELLREYA; encoded by the coding sequence ATGTCTAAACGAGAAGTAAAACTCTATCTTTCGGATATTGATGATGCGATCTCGGCAATCCAGTCCTATACCGGGGGGATAACGTACGAGCAGCTGGCCAGCGATCGGAAAACCCGGGAAGCAATCATCCTCAATTTTGTGGTGATTGGAGAAGCTATCAAGAAAATTCCGCAGGAGATTCTCGATCATCACCCGGATGTCCCGTGGAAAGAGTTCGCCGGGATGCGGGACAAGATGGTCCACGGTTATTTCCAGATCAGTACCACTATCGTGTGGGAAACAAGCCGGCACGATCTCGGCCCTCTCGCTGCTACCGTGAAAGAACTGCTGCGGGAATATGCATAG
- a CDS encoding type II toxin-antitoxin system HicB family antitoxin: protein MHSEIWEYTILIHKADEGGFRAEVPALSGCFSQGETLEETIANTKEAIELPISCLREDGEEIPVDNEFIISRVRVETVAV from the coding sequence ATGCATAGCGAGATCTGGGAATACACGATTCTGATCCACAAGGCTGATGAAGGCGGGTTCCGGGCAGAAGTGCCGGCACTTTCAGGCTGCTTCTCGCAGGGGGAGACCCTCGAAGAGACAATTGCGAACACCAAGGAGGCAATTGAACTCCCTATCTCCTGCCTGCGGGAAGACGGGGAAGAGATCCCGGTTGATAACGAATTTATCATAAGCCGCGTACGAGTCGAGACCGTCGCGGTGTAA
- a CDS encoding PIN domain-containing protein produces the protein MSGGTNVYLLATNIFLELLLDQEEAASVQVLLNTQAPGDLRISDLAFHSIGIILYQKKAAHLFSVFVRDLFGEGGITILSLTTEDIERVEQVASAFGLDFDDAYQYIVAEKFDLVLVSFDTDFDRTDKKRVTPVGIQ, from the coding sequence ATGAGTGGCGGGACTAACGTGTACCTTCTGGCTACCAATATTTTTCTCGAACTGCTGCTCGATCAGGAAGAAGCCGCTTCTGTTCAGGTACTGCTCAATACCCAGGCCCCCGGAGATCTTCGCATCAGCGATCTCGCATTCCATTCGATCGGAATCATCCTCTACCAGAAAAAGGCAGCACATCTCTTCTCAGTATTCGTACGTGATCTCTTTGGCGAGGGAGGAATCACTATCCTCTCCCTGACCACTGAGGATATCGAGCGGGTTGAACAGGTCGCATCTGCATTCGGGCTCGATTTCGATGATGCTTACCAGTATATTGTCGCGGAAAAATTTGATCTGGTACTCGTCAGCTTCGATACAGATTTCGACCGCACCGATAAAAAACGGGTCACTCCAGTCGGAATTCAATAA
- a CDS encoding DUF2281 domain-containing protein: MTTSETVHRMIDDLPADLRQEAIHYIEELARRKKKPAAKKFSLAWAGGLSHLKSSTTSVELQHKAHEWRD, translated from the coding sequence ATGACTACTTCAGAAACGGTGCACCGGATGATCGACGATCTCCCCGCAGACCTACGGCAGGAAGCGATCCACTATATTGAAGAACTCGCCCGCAGGAAGAAAAAACCTGCGGCAAAGAAGTTCAGCCTGGCATGGGCCGGGGGGCTCTCCCATCTTAAATCCAGCACAACCTCTGTGGAGCTCCAGCATAAGGCTCATGAGTGGCGGGACTAA
- a CDS encoding TIR domain-containing protein, whose protein sequence is MKPRIFISHCERNFGPTDYAIRIIDALGCIPVIAEKQPKLSRNVGSLVKSSMDSCEAVIVIATPDDDSPTGKTPSQAVSIEIGMIKKTKKFENRCIIIKEISVKFGSMVQEVYYPFSMDDFSPIAEAILIELGSMGLFKNHYELRGSELQIQELMETLSKLRDLFQSDLLKDESLKEIIEELSKQMIDVVKRGCENGQ, encoded by the coding sequence ATGAAACCAAGAATTTTTATTAGTCATTGCGAAAGAAATTTCGGGCCTACTGATTATGCAATCAGAATCATAGACGCGCTTGGGTGTATCCCGGTTATTGCAGAAAAACAACCAAAACTTTCAAGAAATGTTGGAAGTTTAGTTAAAAGTTCGATGGATTCATGTGAGGCGGTTATTGTGATTGCAACTCCCGATGACGATAGCCCTACCGGAAAAACGCCATCTCAAGCGGTGTCTATTGAAATCGGGATGATTAAAAAGACAAAAAAATTTGAAAACAGATGTATCATAATCAAAGAGATTAGCGTTAAATTCGGGTCCATGGTTCAAGAAGTTTATTACCCTTTTTCTATGGATGATTTTAGTCCAATCGCAGAAGCAATTCTTATTGAACTAGGCAGCATGGGCTTGTTCAAGAACCATTATGAGCTCAGAGGTAGTGAATTACAGATACAAGAGTTAATGGAAACATTGTCAAAACTCCGTGATTTATTCCAAAGTGATCTATTGAAGGATGAGAGTTTAAAAGAAATTATAGAAGAACTATCTAAGCAAATGATCGATGTTGTAAAAAGGGGGTGCGAAAATGGACAGTAG
- a CDS encoding PINc/VapC family ATPase, with amino-acid sequence MILVPDTSVLIDGRITSMIKAGEYKGATIIVPEAVIAELEAQANNGREIGFSGLNELQQLCKMAEEKTIELQFSGIRPTLEQVKLASGGEIDSMIRGIACENKARFITSDFVQAEVARAKGLDVIYLKPQVGDYGPLGIDQFFDEHTIAVYLKERIAPTAKKGTISDMKLVKIRDQPTSEYELRAMAQEILERAKRDPDGFIEVEKRGITVVQIGSMRIAIARRPFSDGMEITAVRPIVDVTLKDYSKSDVITKRITSEKRGLIIAGSPGSGKTTLAQSVATFLSDSGYVVKTMEAPRELQVPDQITQYTALDGSMANTADVLLLVRPDFVIFDELRKNEDFNVFGDMRLAGLGMVGVIHANGVRDAIQRFSNRVDFSVLSQVVNTIIFVKQGVISRVYDVDFTIKVPNGMAGDVHMRPVTTVTDNETGQLVLDVFRYDGETIVMPVMAGVPAPAAIMAMPVKTLQVQHIGQPVMPAPQLTRTPVPVAPEPVKKENDEHPGWRLTEKDVQREIGRYTEGFIDVQMISDTKAVVYIDDKDVPAAIGKGGKNISAIVNKIGIGIDIKPRSEFDRQQMQGQPQRAEEEMNLGGGVKIQTDKKQLTIIAPEQSGKIVDVFAGKEYLFTATVNEQGEIHLAKNSSIAQEMIRRYQNSEIIKLRPV; translated from the coding sequence ATGATTTTAGTTCCAGATACCAGCGTCCTCATCGACGGGCGCATAACCTCAATGATAAAAGCCGGTGAATACAAGGGTGCAACAATAATCGTCCCGGAAGCAGTGATTGCAGAACTCGAAGCCCAGGCAAATAACGGACGCGAAATAGGTTTCTCGGGCCTGAACGAACTGCAGCAACTGTGCAAAATGGCCGAAGAAAAAACCATAGAACTCCAGTTCTCCGGTATCCGCCCGACACTCGAACAGGTCAAGCTTGCCAGTGGCGGCGAGATCGATTCGATGATACGGGGTATCGCGTGCGAAAACAAGGCCCGGTTCATAACCAGCGATTTCGTGCAGGCAGAAGTGGCACGGGCAAAAGGGCTCGATGTCATTTACCTAAAGCCGCAGGTCGGCGACTACGGGCCGCTCGGCATCGACCAGTTCTTTGACGAACACACGATCGCCGTGTACTTGAAAGAACGGATCGCCCCTACCGCAAAGAAGGGCACGATCAGCGACATGAAACTCGTGAAGATCCGTGACCAGCCGACCTCCGAGTACGAACTCCGTGCCATGGCACAGGAGATCCTCGAGCGGGCCAAGCGTGACCCCGACGGCTTCATCGAAGTCGAGAAGCGGGGCATCACCGTGGTGCAGATCGGTTCCATGCGGATCGCGATCGCCCGCCGCCCGTTCTCAGACGGCATGGAGATCACCGCAGTCCGCCCGATCGTGGACGTGACCTTAAAGGATTACTCCAAATCCGATGTGATCACGAAAAGGATCACCAGTGAAAAACGCGGGCTCATCATCGCCGGTTCACCCGGCTCGGGAAAGACCACGCTCGCCCAGAGCGTTGCGACATTCCTGTCAGACTCCGGCTACGTGGTCAAGACCATGGAGGCGCCCCGCGAACTCCAGGTACCGGACCAGATCACCCAGTATACCGCGCTTGACGGCAGCATGGCCAACACCGCTGACGTGCTCCTGCTCGTCCGGCCGGACTTCGTGATCTTCGACGAACTGCGGAAGAACGAGGACTTCAATGTCTTTGGCGACATGCGGCTCGCGGGCTTAGGCATGGTCGGCGTCATCCACGCAAACGGCGTGCGGGATGCCATCCAGCGTTTCTCCAACCGGGTTGACTTCTCGGTGCTCTCGCAGGTGGTCAACACGATCATCTTTGTCAAACAGGGAGTCATTTCCAGGGTCTACGATGTCGATTTCACCATCAAGGTGCCCAACGGGATGGCAGGCGACGTGCACATGCGCCCGGTGACCACCGTGACCGACAACGAAACCGGCCAGCTCGTGCTCGATGTCTTCCGGTACGATGGCGAGACCATCGTCATGCCGGTCATGGCAGGTGTACCAGCCCCCGCAGCAATCATGGCAATGCCGGTAAAAACCCTGCAGGTGCAGCATATCGGCCAGCCGGTCATGCCGGCACCGCAGCTCACCCGTACCCCCGTACCGGTAGCACCGGAACCGGTGAAGAAAGAGAATGACGAACACCCCGGCTGGAGACTCACGGAAAAGGATGTCCAGCGCGAGATCGGGCGCTACACTGAGGGCTTTATCGACGTCCAGATGATCAGCGATACCAAGGCAGTGGTATATATCGACGACAAGGACGTCCCGGCAGCAATCGGAAAGGGCGGCAAGAACATCTCGGCAATCGTCAACAAGATCGGCATCGGTATCGACATCAAGCCCCGCTCCGAGTTCGACCGGCAGCAGATGCAGGGCCAGCCGCAGAGAGCTGAAGAGGAGATGAACCTTGGCGGCGGCGTGAAGATCCAGACCGACAAGAAGCAGCTGACGATCATTGCTCCTGAACAGAGCGGCAAGATTGTTGACGTGTTTGCCGGAAAGGAATACCTCTTCACCGCAACCGTGAATGAACAGGGTGAGATCCACCTTGCCAAGAACTCAAGCATTGCCCAGGAGATGATCCGGCGCTACCAGAATAGCGAGATCATCAAGCTGCGGCCGGTATAA
- the leuS gene encoding leucine--tRNA ligase, translated as MSEFDLGRFEEEAHERWIHAFESNPSNLEKFYINVAFPYPSGAMHVGHGRTYIVPDVIARFWRMKGRQVLFPMGFHVTGAPVVGISKRIANKDPKTIHLYRDLYRVPQNVLDEFTDPLVIVKHFASEYQRVMTACGLSIDWRRRFITVDPSYSKFIEWQWKHLYGAGHVLKGVHPVRFCTVDDNPVGDHDLLEGDKAEVIKFTLVMFRFGDAFIPTATLRPETIHGVTNLWANPTVTYVRVLVDGKAWIVSKEAAEKLALQDHTVEIREEIAGKDLVDKNVSHPLCGEVPILPADFVDPDMASGLVMSVPAHAPFDYIALRDLQQAGKYTTLKPIPLIKVEGYGEIPAKDAVEKAGIRNQMDNRMDALTQEIYSAEFSKGKLFEKYGGKPVRVARDDVALLMTEKYDSVVMYEFDQRPVICRCGNRVKVKILHDQWFLKYSDPEWKQQVSDHLKDMALVPPEVRVEFDRTVGWLKDWACTRRVGLGTRFPWDTTQLIEPLSDSTVYMAYYTIAHRIREIDSKLLTPEVFDYIFLGKKSEDLPEIKKLDAMRKEFLYWYPYDFRFSAKDLISNHLTFQIFHHVTVFEGQKDKFPKGMVVFGMGLLNGAKMSSSKGNVFLLEDAVQEFGADTVRMFLMGSAEPWQDFDWRNELVISTRKQIERFYATIMEMKDAGGEPHDIDKWLVSRLQVHIERTTEALNNFQTRQALQEAWFGIETDLKWYRRRLPENCDGSRELHTLCSVWVRLLSPFIPFTGEHLWKELAGEGLVSFAPWPVADQKLVSPRVELSEELLSRTVEDIESIMKLIQFTPKAVTIALAPEWKHDIFRTIAQSSDRNTVIKEIMKNDAMKKRGKEATDAAKQCTTLIHRLPPQVVAPLAQDPINERAVFEAAQVFLEHEFGVPVHITDAEDGVHVKAATALPFKPAIIIE; from the coding sequence GTGAGCGAATTTGATCTGGGCAGATTTGAAGAAGAAGCGCACGAGCGGTGGATACACGCATTTGAGTCCAACCCGTCGAATCTGGAAAAGTTCTACATAAACGTCGCATTCCCGTACCCGAGCGGCGCCATGCACGTAGGCCACGGGCGGACGTACATCGTGCCGGATGTCATCGCACGGTTCTGGCGAATGAAAGGCCGGCAGGTACTCTTCCCGATGGGATTCCATGTCACGGGAGCCCCGGTAGTCGGCATCTCGAAACGGATCGCAAACAAGGACCCAAAAACGATCCACCTCTACCGCGATCTCTACCGGGTACCGCAGAACGTGCTCGATGAGTTCACCGATCCGCTGGTCATCGTCAAGCACTTTGCGTCAGAGTACCAGCGGGTGATGACCGCGTGCGGCCTCTCGATCGACTGGCGGCGCCGGTTCATCACGGTAGACCCGAGCTACAGCAAGTTCATCGAATGGCAGTGGAAGCACCTCTACGGGGCCGGTCACGTGCTCAAGGGGGTCCACCCGGTCCGCTTCTGCACGGTTGACGACAATCCCGTGGGCGACCACGACCTGCTCGAAGGGGACAAGGCCGAAGTCATAAAATTCACGCTGGTCATGTTCCGGTTCGGCGACGCGTTCATCCCAACCGCAACCCTCCGCCCTGAGACCATCCACGGCGTTACCAACCTCTGGGCGAACCCGACAGTCACCTATGTCAGGGTGCTCGTTGACGGCAAGGCCTGGATCGTCTCTAAAGAGGCAGCAGAGAAACTCGCCCTCCAGGACCACACGGTTGAGATCAGGGAAGAGATCGCCGGAAAAGATCTGGTCGACAAGAACGTTTCCCACCCGCTCTGCGGCGAAGTACCGATCCTCCCTGCGGATTTTGTTGACCCGGACATGGCAAGCGGTCTCGTCATGAGCGTGCCCGCCCATGCACCGTTCGACTACATCGCCCTCCGCGACCTCCAGCAGGCCGGTAAATATACGACCCTCAAACCCATACCGCTGATAAAGGTTGAGGGTTACGGGGAGATCCCGGCCAAGGATGCCGTCGAGAAGGCCGGCATAAGGAACCAGATGGACAACCGGATGGACGCCCTCACGCAGGAGATCTACTCTGCGGAATTCTCAAAAGGGAAACTATTTGAAAAATACGGCGGAAAACCGGTCCGCGTGGCCCGTGACGATGTCGCTCTCCTCATGACCGAGAAGTACGATTCGGTTGTCATGTACGAGTTCGACCAGCGGCCGGTCATCTGCCGGTGCGGTAACCGCGTGAAGGTCAAGATCCTGCACGACCAGTGGTTCTTAAAGTACAGCGACCCGGAGTGGAAACAGCAGGTCTCCGATCACTTAAAGGACATGGCGCTCGTGCCCCCCGAGGTCCGGGTCGAGTTTGACCGCACGGTTGGCTGGCTCAAGGACTGGGCCTGCACCCGCCGCGTGGGGCTCGGCACCCGTTTCCCGTGGGACACCACCCAGTTAATCGAACCCCTCTCGGACTCCACCGTCTACATGGCGTACTACACGATCGCCCACAGGATTCGCGAGATCGATTCCAAACTGCTCACCCCCGAAGTATTCGACTACATCTTCCTCGGCAAGAAATCCGAAGACCTGCCAGAGATAAAGAAACTCGATGCCATGCGAAAAGAGTTCCTCTACTGGTACCCGTACGACTTCCGGTTCTCGGCAAAGGATCTTATCTCGAACCACCTCACCTTCCAGATCTTCCATCACGTCACGGTCTTTGAAGGCCAGAAGGACAAGTTCCCGAAAGGCATGGTTGTCTTTGGCATGGGTCTCTTAAACGGCGCCAAGATGTCCTCTTCGAAAGGCAACGTCTTCCTGCTCGAGGATGCTGTGCAGGAGTTCGGGGCGGACACCGTGCGCATGTTCTTAATGGGCAGCGCCGAGCCGTGGCAGGACTTTGACTGGAGAAACGAACTCGTCATCTCGACCAGGAAGCAGATCGAGCGGTTCTATGCAACCATCATGGAGATGAAGGATGCCGGCGGAGAACCGCACGATATCGACAAGTGGCTCGTCAGTCGGCTCCAGGTGCATATCGAGCGGACCACCGAGGCGCTCAATAACTTCCAGACCCGGCAGGCCCTCCAGGAAGCCTGGTTTGGCATCGAGACCGACCTGAAGTGGTACCGCCGGAGGCTGCCCGAGAACTGCGATGGCAGCCGGGAACTCCACACGCTCTGCTCCGTCTGGGTGCGGCTCCTTTCGCCGTTCATCCCGTTTACGGGGGAGCACCTGTGGAAGGAACTGGCCGGAGAAGGACTCGTCTCGTTTGCCCCGTGGCCGGTTGCAGACCAGAAACTCGTCAGCCCCCGGGTCGAACTTTCGGAGGAACTGCTCTCCCGCACGGTAGAGGACATCGAATCGATCATGAAGCTGATCCAGTTTACCCCAAAGGCGGTCACGATCGCCCTTGCACCGGAGTGGAAGCATGATATCTTCCGGACAATTGCACAATCCTCGGACAGGAACACCGTGATCAAGGAGATCATGAAGAACGATGCCATGAAGAAGCGGGGCAAAGAGGCGACCGATGCCGCAAAACAGTGCACCACGCTCATCCACCGGCTCCCCCCGCAGGTTGTTGCCCCGCTGGCACAGGACCCGATCAACGAGCGTGCGGTCTTTGAAGCAGCACAGGTGTTCCTCGAACACGAATTTGGGGTACCCGTGCATATCACCGATGCCGAAGACGGCGTGCACGTAAAAGCAGCAACCGCCCTGCCGTTCAAGCCGGCGATTATTATTGAATAA